One stretch of Acidobacteriota bacterium DNA includes these proteins:
- a CDS encoding DUF983 domain-containing protein, which yields MYERCSACGERFEREPGQWLGAVYVNLGLTLGLTVTGYLLLQTFTSLTTSQQLPIWTTIAGLAPFAFYRLSKGLWTSLVFLGEGLYIQWPNR from the coding sequence ATGTACGAGCGGTGCTCGGCGTGCGGCGAACGGTTCGAACGCGAGCCGGGCCAGTGGTTGGGCGCCGTCTACGTCAATCTCGGACTCACCCTCGGGCTCACGGTGACGGGCTATCTTCTGTTGCAGACCTTCACCTCGCTCACGACGTCCCAGCAGCTCCCCATCTGGACGACGATCGCGGGGCTCGCCCCGTTCGCCTTCTATCGACTGTCCAAGGGACTCTGGACCAGCCTCGTCTTCCTGGGTGAAGGGCTCTACATTCAGTGGCCGAACCGATAG